One window from the genome of Rhipicephalus microplus isolate Deutch F79 unplaced genomic scaffold, USDA_Rmic scaffold_121, whole genome shotgun sequence encodes:
- the LOC142790710 gene encoding uncharacterized protein LOC142790710 → MPTTPLECGASPAELLMGRRLRTTIPDVQGNTRLEVLRRPQTDHSKRPLAHLSPGDTVRIKKGTWATKAKVLKSAGHPRSYTVVTENGTVLRRNRQHLLLTREPFQRNYQEYDDDDIEVQSSQSNAIAHRRAECTPPSTPAQPIAPTSVSSTPAPRRSLRQRRAPQRLAYNQNFVQVP, encoded by the exons ATGCC GACCACCCCACTCGAGTGCGGCGCATCACCCGCTGAGCTGCTGATGGGACGACGGCTCCGCACAACTATTCCTGACGTTCAAGGCAACACCAGGCTCGAGGTGCTCCGGCGCCCTCAGACAGACCACTCTAAGAGACCATTGGCGCACCTGAGCCCGGGAGATACGGTCCGGATCAAGAAAGGCACATGGGCGACGAAAGCTAAAGTACTCAAGTCTGCTGGCCACCCCAGGTCGTACACAGTCGTAACAGAAAACGGCACTGTGCTCAGGCGCAACCGGCAGCACCTGCTACTCACGCGGGAACCCTTTCAACGCAATTACCAGGaatacgacgacgacgacattgAGGTACAGTCTAGTCAAAGCAATGCGATAGCACATCGACGTGCAGAATGCACACCTCCGTCTACGCCCGCACAGCCCATTGCCCCAACAAGTGTCTCGTCCACACCAGCCCCAAGAAGGTCGCTCAGACAACGTCGAGCACCTCAACGTCTGGCCTACAACCAGAACTTCGTGCAAGTGCCGTGA